The Sphingomonas astaxanthinifaciens DSM 22298 genome has a segment encoding these proteins:
- a CDS encoding acyl-CoA dehydrogenase, whose product MALRCPVEEQRFVLEHVVRISELTNDSDIVAAVLEGAAQYAEGEVEPLNRVGDTVGAKWSPDGVAMPEGFHAAYRQFVEGGWGTISAPEEAGGQGLPLSLGAAVMEDLNAANLAFALCPMLTMGAIEAIGAHGSDEQKRDYLPKIVSGEWPATMNLTEPQAGSDVGALRTRAVPNGDGSWKITGSKIYITYGEHDLAENIIHLVLARTPDAPAGTRGISLFLVPKILPDGSRNDLRCASIEHKLGIHASPTCTMAFGDEGGATGWLIGPEHGGMRAMFTMMNNARLNVGLQGVGIAEAATQRAVAYALGRVQSARAGGPGREPVAIEQHPDVRRMLLRMKALTMGARALAYYAFGQIDRGHRGDREAAMRGDVLTPLVKAWGTDVGCEVASLGIQVHGGMGFVEETGAAQYLRDARIAPIYEGTNGIQAADLVGRKLGLDGGLAFDGLIADIRAEVEAPTLSALVDAVELVATTLRAAEPDDRLAGSYPFLTMCAVLTAGWLLERQARAAIGDTPFARTKRAAAGFFLSVVVPEALGLAAGAEAGAELLYSVPAEALL is encoded by the coding sequence ATGGCGCTTCGCTGCCCGGTCGAGGAACAGCGCTTCGTGCTCGAGCATGTGGTGCGGATTTCCGAGCTCACCAACGACTCTGACATCGTCGCCGCGGTGCTCGAGGGCGCGGCGCAATATGCCGAAGGCGAGGTCGAGCCCTTGAACCGCGTGGGCGACACGGTCGGTGCGAAATGGTCCCCGGACGGGGTCGCCATGCCCGAGGGTTTCCACGCCGCCTATCGCCAGTTCGTCGAAGGCGGCTGGGGCACGATCAGCGCGCCCGAGGAAGCGGGCGGGCAGGGGCTTCCCTTGAGCCTCGGCGCGGCGGTGATGGAGGACCTGAACGCCGCCAACCTCGCCTTCGCGCTGTGCCCGATGCTGACCATGGGCGCAATCGAGGCAATCGGCGCGCACGGGTCGGACGAACAGAAGCGCGATTATCTACCGAAGATCGTCAGCGGCGAATGGCCTGCGACGATGAACCTCACCGAGCCGCAGGCAGGCTCGGACGTCGGCGCGCTCCGGACCCGGGCTGTGCCCAACGGCGACGGCAGCTGGAAGATCACCGGCTCCAAGATCTACATCACCTATGGCGAGCACGACCTCGCCGAGAATATCATCCACCTCGTCCTCGCCCGCACCCCCGATGCGCCGGCGGGGACGCGCGGAATCTCGCTGTTCCTGGTGCCCAAGATACTGCCGGACGGCAGCCGCAACGACCTTCGCTGCGCCTCGATCGAGCACAAGCTGGGCATCCACGCCTCGCCGACCTGCACCATGGCCTTCGGTGACGAAGGCGGGGCGACCGGCTGGCTGATCGGGCCCGAGCATGGCGGCATGCGCGCGATGTTCACCATGATGAACAATGCGCGCCTCAACGTCGGCCTGCAGGGCGTCGGCATCGCCGAGGCGGCGACCCAGCGCGCGGTCGCTTATGCGCTTGGCCGGGTCCAGTCGGCGCGCGCGGGCGGTCCGGGCCGCGAGCCGGTCGCGATCGAGCAGCATCCCGACGTCCGCCGCATGCTGCTGCGGATGAAGGCGCTGACCATGGGCGCGCGAGCGCTCGCTTATTACGCCTTCGGCCAGATCGACCGCGGACACCGCGGCGACAGGGAAGCCGCCATGCGCGGCGACGTGCTGACCCCGCTGGTCAAGGCCTGGGGCACCGACGTCGGCTGCGAGGTCGCGAGCCTCGGCATCCAGGTCCATGGCGGCATGGGCTTCGTCGAGGAGACCGGCGCCGCCCAATATCTCCGCGACGCCCGGATCGCGCCCATCTACGAGGGCACTAACGGCATCCAGGCCGCCGACCTCGTCGGGCGCAAGCTGGGGCTCGACGGCGGGCTCGCCTTCGACGGGCTGATCGCCGACATTCGCGCCGAGGTCGAAGCGCCGACCCTGTCCGCCTTGGTCGATGCGGTGGAACTGGTCGCCACCACGCTGCGTGCCGCCGAGCCAGACGACCGGCTGGCGGGCAGCTATCCCTTCCTCACCATGTGCGCCGTGCTGACCGCGGGCTGGCTGCTCGAGCGGCAGGCGCGCGCGGCGATCGGCGACACCCCCTTCGCCCGGACCAAGCGCGCGGCGGCGGGTTTCTTCCTGTCGGTGGTCGTGCCCGAAGCGCTCGGGCTTGCGGCGGGGGCGGAAGCAGGGGCCGAGCTGCTCTACAGCGTGCCGGCCGAAGCTTTGCTCTAA
- a CDS encoding queuosine precursor transporter — MEEIQRVEAGSLHGRPLRYFDLVMAAFVVILLLSNILGAGKVAEIDLPLVGLWPFGAGILFFPLSYVIGDLLTEVYGYARARRCIWVGTAAMLFMAFMAWVVVKLPPAPSWTGQAAYEQVFGQVPRIVMASIAAFWAGEFVNSVVLARMKVWTGGKYLWTRTIGSTVAGQGVDSLIFYPLAFWGAAGWTNELVLQVMLTQWALKVSWEALLTPVTYAVVGFLKRREGVDVFDERTDFTPFAARV, encoded by the coding sequence ATGGAAGAGATTCAACGGGTCGAGGCGGGCTCGCTGCACGGGCGGCCGCTGCGTTATTTCGACCTCGTCATGGCGGCCTTCGTCGTCATCCTGTTGCTCTCCAACATTCTCGGCGCCGGCAAGGTCGCGGAGATCGACCTGCCGCTCGTCGGCCTGTGGCCGTTCGGCGCGGGCATCCTCTTCTTTCCCTTGTCCTACGTGATCGGCGACCTCCTGACCGAGGTCTACGGCTATGCCCGCGCGCGCCGCTGCATCTGGGTGGGCACGGCGGCCATGCTGTTCATGGCCTTCATGGCCTGGGTGGTGGTCAAGCTTCCGCCCGCGCCGAGCTGGACGGGCCAGGCCGCCTATGAACAGGTGTTCGGGCAGGTGCCGCGAATCGTCATGGCCTCCATCGCGGCCTTCTGGGCCGGCGAATTCGTCAATTCGGTCGTGCTCGCGCGGATGAAGGTCTGGACCGGCGGCAAGTATCTGTGGACCCGGACCATCGGCAGCACCGTCGCCGGTCAGGGTGTGGACAGCCTGATCTTCTATCCGCTCGCTTTCTGGGGCGCCGCCGGCTGGACGAACGAGCTTGTGCTCCAAGTCATGCTGACACAATGGGCGCTCAAAGTGTCGTGGGAAGCGCTGCTGACGCCGGTCACCTATGCGGTGGTCGGGTTCCTGAAGCGGCGCGAAGGAGTGGATGTCTTCGATGAGCGTACCGATTTCACGCCGTTCGCTGCTCGCGTGTAG
- a CDS encoding nitroreductase family protein has product MFNDRSSLRSHLATRRSGRPREMVGPGPSEDELEAIVTLALRTPDHGKLAPWRFVIVGKDQREDFAALLMKALDENDPGATPAHRAKALEFAHNGESLVVMLSAPVAGHKIPVFEQELSAGAAAMNLLHAVHAHGYVGGWITGWAAYDPTVRAAFAQGPEERITGFFFIGTPGRLLEERPRPDPALVIRRWNPNP; this is encoded by the coding sequence ATGTTCAACGACCGTTCCTCGCTCCGCTCCCATCTCGCCACCCGCCGCTCGGGGCGGCCGCGCGAAATGGTCGGCCCCGGCCCGTCCGAAGACGAGCTCGAGGCGATCGTCACGCTGGCGCTGCGGACTCCCGATCATGGCAAGCTCGCGCCGTGGCGGTTCGTGATCGTCGGCAAGGACCAGCGCGAGGACTTCGCCGCCCTGCTGATGAAGGCGCTCGACGAGAATGATCCCGGCGCCACCCCCGCGCACCGGGCCAAGGCGCTCGAGTTCGCGCATAACGGCGAGTCCCTGGTGGTGATGCTCTCGGCCCCGGTCGCGGGCCACAAGATCCCCGTCTTCGAGCAGGAACTGAGCGCGGGCGCGGCGGCGATGAACCTCCTCCATGCGGTCCATGCCCATGGCTATGTCGGCGGCTGGATCACCGGCTGGGCGGCCTATGACCCGACCGTCCGCGCGGCCTTCGCCCAAGGCCCCGAGGAGCGGATCACCGGCTTCTTCTTCATCGGCACCCCCGGGCGCCTGCTCGAGGAACGCCCGCGACCCGACCCGGCGCTGGTGATCCGGCGGTGGAACCCGAACCCGTAA
- a CDS encoding putative bifunctional diguanylate cyclase/phosphodiesterase → MPALPKRASPRSAPHPAPPLWADGPVLLDALPIAAAIIEHDVKGSRIAAHNLRFAEAVAISSAQTMAGLKRQCLSGEGLIAEHLIQWFESEAPVSDLDFRDGAGVSARFYRLKLAPLPSHGECRRALCSVVDRTAEVQAERTLRAEMLRDSLTGLPNRLAFTEMIEAAERKVEAGTAGHAVLVVDMLRFSRINESMGSLAGDELLITFARRLISALRAGDSLARTGGNEFGIVVTLRRGMSDALKAALRIQEAMNAPFKLSELEIKVECAIGLAIMQPGQDSEELFRNAQFAVKQAKASGRPEVYEPKEASLARRRFSIETELRRALDRDLLDLFYQPLINLKTGEVTGFEALARWTHEDRGEISPTEFIPVAEESGLILSLGRWAMDRAASTLAGWDATAGQKLPFYVAVNLSAIQVARDDIAAMVGGALRSTGLSGDRLTLELTESSIVQDPRRATRVFDALKALDTTVAMDDFGTGYSSLAYLQRLPIDVLKIDRSFVTGMMVDPDSVAIVRAVLSLADALGMSTTAEGIESRELATTLAALGCASGQGYFFAKPLATDEALEFWQSRLRKPATKGSRR, encoded by the coding sequence ATGCCGGCCTTGCCCAAGCGCGCTTCGCCCCGAAGCGCACCGCATCCCGCGCCGCCCTTGTGGGCGGACGGCCCGGTATTGCTCGACGCGCTGCCGATCGCCGCGGCGATCATCGAGCATGATGTGAAGGGCAGCCGGATCGCCGCGCACAACCTGCGCTTCGCCGAGGCGGTCGCCATTTCCAGCGCCCAGACCATGGCCGGGCTGAAGCGCCAGTGCCTGTCGGGCGAGGGACTGATCGCCGAGCATCTCATCCAGTGGTTCGAGAGCGAGGCGCCGGTGTCCGACCTCGACTTCCGCGACGGAGCGGGGGTCTCGGCGCGTTTCTACCGGCTCAAGCTCGCGCCGCTGCCAAGCCATGGCGAATGCCGCCGCGCGCTCTGCTCGGTGGTCGATCGCACCGCCGAGGTGCAGGCCGAGCGCACGCTTCGCGCCGAGATGCTGCGCGACAGCCTGACCGGCCTGCCCAATCGCCTGGCCTTCACCGAGATGATCGAAGCGGCCGAGCGCAAGGTCGAGGCCGGGACCGCGGGCCATGCCGTGCTGGTGGTCGACATGCTCCGCTTCAGCCGGATCAACGAGAGCATGGGGAGCCTCGCCGGCGACGAATTGCTGATCACCTTCGCCCGCCGCCTGATCTCGGCGCTCCGGGCCGGGGACAGCCTTGCGCGCACCGGCGGCAACGAATTCGGGATCGTGGTCACGCTCCGTCGGGGCATGTCCGATGCGCTCAAGGCCGCGCTTCGCATCCAGGAGGCGATGAACGCGCCGTTCAAGCTGAGCGAGCTCGAGATCAAGGTCGAATGCGCGATTGGCCTCGCGATCATGCAGCCGGGGCAGGATAGCGAGGAGCTGTTCCGCAACGCGCAATTCGCGGTCAAGCAGGCCAAGGCGAGCGGCCGGCCCGAGGTCTACGAACCCAAGGAAGCCAGCCTTGCCCGGCGGCGCTTCTCGATCGAGACCGAGCTTCGCCGCGCGCTCGACCGCGATCTCCTCGACCTGTTCTACCAGCCGCTGATCAACCTCAAGACCGGCGAGGTGACCGGATTCGAGGCGCTCGCTCGCTGGACCCACGAGGATCGCGGCGAGATCAGCCCGACCGAATTCATTCCCGTCGCCGAGGAAAGCGGCCTCATCCTCAGCCTCGGCCGCTGGGCGATGGACCGGGCGGCCTCGACGCTTGCCGGCTGGGACGCCACGGCCGGGCAGAAACTGCCCTTCTACGTCGCGGTCAATCTCTCCGCGATCCAGGTCGCGCGCGACGACATCGCCGCGATGGTCGGCGGCGCGCTGCGTTCGACCGGGCTGAGCGGCGACCGGCTGACGCTCGAACTGACCGAAAGCTCGATCGTCCAGGACCCGCGCCGCGCGACCCGCGTGTTCGATGCGCTGAAGGCGCTCGACACCACCGTGGCGATGGACGATTTCGGCACCGGTTACTCGAGCCTCGCCTATCTCCAGCGACTGCCGATCGACGTCCTCAAGATCGACCGCAGCTTCGTCACCGGCATGATGGTCGATCCCGACAGCGTGGCGATCGTGCGCGCGGTGCTGAGCCTCGCCGACGCGCTCGGCATGTCGACCACCGCCGAGGGGATCGAGAGCCGCGAGCTTGCGACGACGCTTGCGGCCCTGGGCTGCGCCTCGGGGCAGGGCTATTTCTTCGCCAAGCCGCTGGCGACCGACGAGGCCCTCGAATTCTGGCAGAGCCGGCTGCGCAAGCCGGCGACGAAGGGCTCGCGCCGCTAG
- a CDS encoding bifunctional metallophosphatase/5'-nucleotidase, producing MRELPSAPPPPSAPVEVQILGLNDFHGNLETPRDPVPLRNPEGTTTKIRAGGAAQLTATLQRLRAGHPSVTVAAGDLIGASPLVSAYFLDEPTIRALGMAGLELAAVGNHEFDKGGAELLRIQNGGCDKFTSRVPCRVEPHAPASFRYLAANVLTEQGTTLFPATAIKQVGPVKLGFIGMTLKDTATLVTPAGVKGFTFADEAATANALVPKLKAEGVNAIVLLIHQGGRVPPIYDTLGCDGLSGEIVPLLGKLDPAISVIVSGHTHHAYACTVEAGGAPRLLTSAGKNGYLVTDIRLSFDPASARMVSSKAQNVPVLAERDPAVEALVSRYAEAARPAAERVVGRLVGAAMKDPDDQESSAAELISDAQLAATRAPGRGGAQIAFINASGVRTDLIPRADGTITYGQIFALQPFGNNLVVKSLTGAQLKRLLEQQFKEENGKAKVASLLVPSAGFTFRYDLSRPAGERIVAMTLNGKPIDPAATYRINVNNFLASGGDGFSVLAEGKDAFDAGLDLDALEAWLATNPVAPKVGRVSGV from the coding sequence GTGCGCGAGCTGCCGTCCGCGCCGCCGCCGCCGTCCGCGCCGGTCGAGGTGCAGATCCTTGGCCTCAACGACTTCCACGGCAATCTCGAAACGCCGCGCGATCCCGTGCCGCTGCGCAATCCTGAAGGCACGACGACCAAGATCCGGGCCGGCGGCGCCGCGCAGCTGACTGCGACACTGCAGCGGCTCCGCGCCGGCCACCCGAGCGTCACCGTCGCCGCGGGCGACCTCATCGGCGCGTCGCCACTGGTCTCGGCCTATTTCCTCGACGAGCCGACGATCCGCGCGCTCGGCATGGCCGGGCTCGAGCTGGCCGCGGTCGGCAACCACGAATTCGACAAGGGCGGGGCCGAACTGCTCCGCATCCAGAACGGCGGCTGCGACAAGTTCACCAGCCGCGTACCCTGCCGCGTGGAGCCCCACGCCCCGGCAAGCTTCCGCTACCTCGCCGCCAATGTCCTGACCGAGCAGGGGACGACGCTGTTCCCGGCGACCGCGATCAAGCAGGTCGGCCCGGTGAAACTGGGCTTCATCGGCATGACGCTCAAGGACACCGCGACCCTCGTCACGCCTGCGGGGGTCAAGGGCTTCACCTTCGCCGACGAGGCCGCGACCGCCAACGCCCTGGTCCCCAAGCTCAAGGCCGAGGGGGTCAACGCCATCGTCCTCCTTATCCACCAGGGTGGCCGCGTACCGCCGATCTACGACACGCTCGGCTGCGACGGGCTGTCGGGCGAGATCGTGCCGCTCCTCGGAAAGCTCGATCCGGCCATCAGCGTCATTGTCAGCGGCCACACCCACCACGCTTATGCCTGCACGGTCGAGGCGGGCGGGGCGCCGCGGCTCCTGACCAGCGCGGGCAAGAACGGCTATCTCGTCACCGACATCCGCCTGTCGTTCGATCCTGCGAGCGCTCGGATGGTTTCGTCCAAGGCCCAGAACGTCCCCGTGCTCGCCGAGCGCGATCCCGCGGTCGAAGCGCTGGTCAGCCGCTACGCCGAAGCCGCTCGGCCGGCGGCGGAGCGGGTGGTCGGCCGGCTGGTCGGCGCGGCAATGAAGGATCCGGACGACCAGGAAAGCTCGGCCGCCGAGCTCATCTCCGACGCCCAGCTCGCCGCGACCCGCGCGCCCGGCCGCGGCGGCGCCCAGATCGCCTTCATCAACGCGTCCGGCGTGCGCACCGATCTCATCCCCCGCGCGGACGGGACGATCACCTACGGCCAGATCTTCGCGCTCCAGCCGTTCGGCAACAATCTGGTGGTCAAGAGCCTCACCGGCGCGCAGCTGAAGCGATTGCTCGAGCAGCAGTTCAAGGAAGAGAATGGCAAGGCCAAGGTCGCCTCGCTGCTGGTCCCGTCGGCGGGCTTCACCTTCCGCTATGACCTGTCCCGCCCCGCGGGCGAGCGGATCGTCGCCATGACGCTGAATGGCAAGCCGATCGACCCGGCCGCGACCTACCGGATCAACGTCAACAACTTCCTCGCCAGCGGCGGAGACGGCTTCTCGGTGCTCGCCGAGGGCAAGGATGCGTTCGACGCCGGGCTCGACCTCGACGCGCTCGAAGCCTGGCTCGCGACCAACCCGGTCGCGCCCAAGGTCGGCCGCGTCAGCGGGGTTTGA
- a CDS encoding L-threonylcarbamoyladenylate synthase: MPGKSTEIRPFGPDVIAEAARLVSAGLPVAVPTETVYGLAADATNAEAVARIYEAKGRPSFNPLIVHVPDLAAAKRLGRFDAAAEALAAAHWPGPLTLVVPLAEGHGIASLVTAGLPTIAIRVPAHPAMRALLEASGRPLAAPSANASGRISPTRATHVLASLDGRIALVIDGGATAHGLESTIVAATDGTLRLLRPGPIAVAGAVPATKGIEAPGMMESHYAPSRPLRLDATSAAPDEWLIGFGPVGGDDSLSPSGDLVEAAARLFDSLHRADAAGRDKIAVAPIPRDGLGLAINDRLARAAAPRP, from the coding sequence ATGCCGGGCAAGAGCACCGAGATACGGCCGTTCGGGCCGGACGTGATCGCCGAAGCCGCGCGGCTGGTCTCGGCGGGGCTGCCGGTCGCGGTCCCGACCGAAACGGTCTACGGGCTCGCCGCCGACGCCACCAATGCGGAGGCCGTCGCGCGAATCTACGAGGCCAAGGGCCGGCCGAGCTTCAATCCGCTGATCGTCCATGTCCCCGACCTGGCGGCAGCGAAGCGCCTGGGGCGGTTCGATGCGGCGGCCGAAGCGCTGGCGGCGGCGCACTGGCCAGGCCCCCTGACCCTCGTCGTCCCGCTGGCCGAGGGTCATGGCATTGCCAGCCTCGTCACCGCCGGGCTTCCCACCATCGCCATCCGCGTTCCCGCCCACCCCGCGATGCGCGCGCTGCTCGAGGCGAGCGGGCGGCCCCTCGCCGCCCCAAGCGCCAATGCGAGCGGGCGGATCAGCCCGACCCGCGCTACCCATGTGCTGGCCTCGCTCGACGGGCGGATCGCGCTGGTGATCGACGGCGGGGCGACCGCGCATGGCCTCGAAAGCACGATCGTCGCCGCGACGGACGGTACGCTCCGGCTGCTTCGCCCGGGCCCGATCGCGGTCGCCGGCGCGGTCCCAGCGACCAAGGGGATCGAGGCGCCGGGGATGATGGAAAGCCATTACGCGCCATCGCGGCCGCTGCGGCTCGATGCGACCAGCGCGGCGCCGGACGAGTGGCTGATCGGCTTCGGCCCGGTCGGGGGCGACGACAGCCTCAGCCCCTCCGGCGACCTAGTCGAGGCGGCGGCGCGCCTGTTCGACAGCCTGCACCGCGCCGATGCGGCCGGGCGGGACAAGATCGCAGTGGCGCCGATCCCCCGGGACGGCCTCGGACTCGCGATCAACGACCGGCTGGCGCGGGCCGCGGCACCGCGTCCCTAG
- a CDS encoding peptide MFS transporter, whose protein sequence is MKPMDLWQEGDWIAAIAVFLLVVFLAIGGKIAVQKDPEFAGHPKGLYMLFFAEMWERFSYYGMRALLIFYLTKHWLFSDSKASLIYGAYTSLVYITPVLGGYLADRYLGQRKAVLFGGLLLAVGHSLMAVEGVGGQNDPTINVFWLALAFIIVGSGFLKANISVMVGQLYKLTDVRRDGAYTIFYMGVNVGAAIGTIFVGYLGETLGWAYGFGLAGIGMLLGLIVFVLGKKALNGAGEAPSPLSKNKEFSLYGIGIASVAVIWGLVQYQDVIQTLLIITGVGLLGYVLFESFKLPKEPRERMFAILFLISLNPLFWGLFEQAGGSMSIFTDKFVERGGVPASLFQSINPIFIILLAPLFAALWVSLGKRNAEPSAPAKFGLALAQMGLANLVLVWGAQAYGVAVMTPVFLVFAYYFFATTAELCLSPVGLSAMNRLAPRFLASLIMGAWFYMTAVGNFVAGKIGEATGGEGGEQSKEGLLHIYGMFGYISIGAGIVVLLLSPLVKRWMHLDTLGQDDLAGRDQLAENEAPGMFPQGETAPTSPRQA, encoded by the coding sequence ATGAAGCCCATGGATCTCTGGCAGGAAGGCGACTGGATCGCCGCCATTGCCGTCTTCCTCCTCGTCGTGTTCCTCGCCATCGGCGGCAAGATCGCCGTCCAGAAGGACCCTGAATTCGCCGGCCACCCCAAGGGCCTGTACATGCTCTTCTTCGCCGAGATGTGGGAGCGCTTCTCCTACTACGGCATGCGCGCGCTGCTGATCTTCTACCTGACCAAGCACTGGCTGTTCTCCGACAGCAAGGCGTCGCTGATCTACGGGGCCTATACCAGCCTCGTCTACATCACCCCGGTGCTCGGCGGCTATCTTGCCGACCGCTATCTCGGCCAGCGCAAGGCAGTGCTGTTCGGCGGCCTGCTGCTCGCGGTCGGCCACAGCCTGATGGCGGTCGAGGGCGTCGGTGGGCAGAACGATCCGACCATCAACGTCTTCTGGCTCGCGCTCGCCTTCATCATCGTCGGCTCGGGCTTCCTCAAGGCCAACATCTCGGTGATGGTGGGCCAGCTCTACAAGCTGACCGACGTCCGCCGCGACGGCGCCTACACCATCTTCTACATGGGCGTGAACGTCGGGGCCGCGATCGGTACCATCTTCGTCGGCTATCTCGGCGAGACCCTGGGCTGGGCCTATGGCTTCGGCCTCGCGGGCATCGGCATGCTGCTCGGCCTCATCGTCTTCGTGCTCGGAAAGAAGGCGCTCAACGGCGCGGGCGAGGCGCCTTCGCCGCTCAGCAAGAACAAGGAATTCTCGCTCTACGGCATCGGCATCGCCTCGGTCGCGGTGATCTGGGGCCTCGTCCAGTACCAGGACGTCATCCAGACCCTGCTGATCATTACGGGCGTCGGGCTGCTCGGCTACGTGCTGTTCGAAAGCTTCAAGCTGCCCAAGGAGCCGCGCGAGCGGATGTTCGCCATCCTCTTCCTGATCAGCCTCAATCCCCTGTTCTGGGGCCTGTTCGAGCAGGCGGGCGGGTCGATGAGCATCTTCACTGACAAGTTCGTCGAGCGCGGGGGCGTTCCGGCCTCGCTGTTCCAGTCGATCAATCCGATCTTCATCATTCTGCTCGCGCCGCTGTTCGCGGCCTTGTGGGTGTCGCTCGGCAAGCGCAACGCCGAGCCGTCGGCGCCGGCCAAGTTCGGCCTCGCGCTGGCGCAGATGGGCCTTGCCAACCTCGTCCTCGTGTGGGGCGCGCAGGCTTATGGCGTGGCGGTGATGACCCCGGTCTTCCTCGTCTTCGCTTATTACTTCTTCGCCACCACCGCCGAACTCTGCCTGTCGCCGGTGGGCCTGAGCGCGATGAACCGGCTCGCGCCGCGCTTCCTGGCCAGCCTCATCATGGGCGCCTGGTTCTACATGACCGCGGTCGGCAATTTCGTCGCCGGCAAGATCGGTGAAGCCACCGGCGGCGAAGGCGGCGAGCAAAGCAAGGAGGGGCTGCTGCACATCTACGGCATGTTCGGCTACATCTCGATCGGCGCCGGCATCGTCGTGCTGCTGCTCTCCCCGCTGGTGAAGCGCTGGATGCATCTCGACACGCTCGGCCAAGACGATCTCGCCGGTCGCGACCAACTCGCCGAGAACGAGGCACCGGGGATGTTCCCGCAGGGCGAGACCGCGCCCACCAGCCCGCGCCAGGCCTGA
- a CDS encoding GntR family transcriptional regulator: MTLRGRSEAKPVYVRLRDIIAEAILSGRYRDGDPLPSVRAFAAEQGANPLTVAKAYQGFQDEGLVVVRRGVGMFVAQGARERLSTSERDLFIREEWPAVRAKMDRLGIDPAELLERN; the protein is encoded by the coding sequence ATGACGCTGCGCGGACGATCCGAAGCCAAGCCGGTCTATGTCCGGCTCCGTGACATCATCGCCGAGGCGATCCTCTCGGGGCGCTACCGCGACGGCGATCCGCTGCCGAGCGTCCGCGCCTTCGCCGCCGAGCAGGGCGCCAACCCTTTGACCGTCGCCAAGGCCTATCAGGGCTTCCAGGACGAGGGGCTGGTCGTGGTCCGCCGCGGCGTCGGCATGTTCGTGGCCCAGGGCGCGCGCGAACGCCTCTCGACCAGCGAACGCGACCTCTTCATCCGCGAGGAATGGCCCGCGGTGCGCGCCAAGATGGACCGGCTCGGGATCGATCCGGCCGAGTTGCTGGAGCGCAACTAG
- a CDS encoding class I SAM-dependent methyltransferase yields the protein MIRSTITLAILATAGVGVALAAPASPAAERKALAAAVASPARSEANRARDVYRHPQQTLAFFGVRPKQTVVELIPGGGWYSEILAPYVLNGGGTYYVAAPNERGLGGFQRLVQKDAALYGRARQVIFPVRDAGQAKVPDGSADVVLTFRNVHNWAMGDQPYAAEAFQQIYAMLKPGGVLGIEEHRLPEKADSAREKSSGYLKVSTVRRLAEQAGFRFAGSSEINANRKDTADHPEGVWTLPPTLRLGDKDRAKYLAIGESDRMTLKFVKPR from the coding sequence ATGATCCGAAGCACCATCACGCTCGCCATCCTCGCCACCGCCGGCGTGGGCGTGGCGCTGGCTGCTCCCGCCTCTCCCGCCGCCGAGCGCAAGGCGCTGGCCGCCGCGGTCGCAAGCCCGGCGCGGAGCGAAGCCAACCGGGCCCGGGACGTCTATCGCCATCCGCAGCAGACTCTCGCCTTCTTCGGCGTCCGGCCCAAGCAGACGGTGGTCGAGCTGATCCCCGGCGGCGGCTGGTACAGCGAGATCCTCGCGCCCTACGTGCTGAACGGCGGCGGCACCTATTATGTCGCCGCTCCAAACGAGCGCGGGCTCGGCGGCTTCCAGCGGCTCGTCCAGAAAGATGCCGCACTCTACGGCCGTGCCCGGCAGGTCATCTTCCCCGTCCGGGACGCTGGCCAGGCCAAGGTGCCCGATGGCAGCGCCGACGTCGTCCTGACCTTCCGCAACGTCCACAACTGGGCGATGGGCGATCAACCTTATGCGGCCGAGGCCTTCCAGCAGATCTACGCCATGCTGAAGCCCGGCGGCGTGCTCGGAATCGAGGAGCATCGCCTGCCCGAAAAGGCCGACAGCGCGCGCGAGAAGAGCAGCGGCTATCTGAAGGTCTCGACCGTCCGCCGCCTCGCCGAGCAGGCGGGCTTCCGCTTCGCCGGATCGAGCGAGATCAATGCCAACCGCAAGGACACGGCCGATCACCCCGAGGGGGTCTGGACCCTTCCCCCGACCCTGCGCCTCGGCGACAAGGACCGGGCGAAATATCTCGCCATCGGCGAGAGCGACCGGATGACGCTGAAGTTCGTCAAACCCCGCTGA